Proteins encoded by one window of Emticicia oligotrophica DSM 17448:
- a CDS encoding 3-phosphoshikimate 1-carboxyvinyltransferase, translated as MDKIILHKSTNPFDAKIALASSKSESNRALIINALANFEGDLQNLSTARDTQTMIRLLKAIDQTADVIDAGTTMRFLTAYFTATNQNKVMTGTPRMCERPIGILVDALKTLGAEIEYLKNEGYPPLHIKGFSEQKAEEVSIRADVSSQYISALLMIAPTLPKGLTLKLTGELGSIPYIKMTLEQMKAFGVNYEANWEEKTIKVATNKYQATSYKVESDWSGASYWYSIVALSEYEDTKVELLGLKENSLQGDSAIVEIMAQLGVKSSFTADGVLLTKIPAHEKLVWDFTNCPDLAQTVAVTCAAKGIPAIFTGIESLKIKETDRVLALQNELKKFGGDLVEVETNTSYEVTSTQPLAIANAPLTIATYDDHRMAMAFAPLAMLVDVVIEEPNVVVKSYPSFWDDIKKIISVES; from the coding sequence ATGGATAAGATAATTCTTCACAAAAGCACCAACCCGTTCGACGCAAAAATAGCATTAGCTTCCTCAAAGTCAGAAAGTAATAGAGCCTTAATTATCAATGCATTAGCCAATTTCGAAGGCGATTTGCAGAATTTATCAACAGCACGTGATACGCAAACGATGATTCGTTTGTTGAAGGCTATTGACCAGACTGCTGATGTGATTGATGCGGGTACTACAATGCGTTTTCTTACAGCATATTTTACGGCTACAAATCAAAATAAAGTCATGACTGGCACGCCACGTATGTGTGAGCGTCCGATTGGGATTTTAGTTGATGCATTAAAAACTTTAGGGGCGGAAATCGAATATTTAAAAAACGAAGGTTATCCTCCATTACATATCAAAGGATTTTCTGAGCAAAAAGCTGAAGAAGTATCAATTCGTGCTGATGTGAGTAGTCAATATATCTCAGCTTTATTGATGATTGCTCCAACTTTACCCAAAGGTCTTACACTTAAGCTAACAGGCGAATTGGGGTCGATTCCTTATATAAAAATGACCCTCGAACAAATGAAAGCTTTCGGGGTAAATTATGAGGCCAACTGGGAAGAAAAAACTATCAAAGTGGCCACCAATAAGTATCAAGCCACTTCATATAAAGTAGAGTCTGATTGGTCGGGAGCAAGTTATTGGTATAGCATTGTTGCATTATCTGAATATGAAGATACGAAAGTAGAACTCTTGGGTTTGAAAGAAAATTCATTACAAGGCGATAGTGCGATTGTTGAAATCATGGCTCAATTAGGTGTAAAAAGTAGCTTTACAGCAGATGGCGTACTTTTAACTAAAATTCCAGCTCATGAAAAACTAGTTTGGGATTTTACCAATTGCCCAGATTTAGCTCAAACTGTGGCGGTTACTTGTGCTGCTAAAGGTATTCCCGCCATATTTACAGGTATAGAAAGCTTGAAAATTAAAGAAACAGACCGTGTATTGGCTCTTCAAAATGAGTTGAAAAAATTTGGTGGAGATTTAGTGGAGGTTGAAACAAATACTTCCTATGAAGTAACAAGCACTCAACCTTTAGCCATTGCAAATGCACCGTTGACTATCGCAACGTATGATGACCACCGCATGGCCATGGCATTTGCTCCTTTAGCGATGTTAGTTGATGTGGTAATAGAGGAGCCAAATGTAGTTGTGAAGTCATACCCAAGTTTCTGGGATGATATTAAAAAAATTATAAGTGTTGAATCTTGA
- a CDS encoding aspartate carbamoyltransferase catalytic subunit: MQSISTKHLLGIKDLTANDIHLILETAKEFKDVINRPIKKVPSLRDVTIANVFFENSTRTRLSFELAEKRLSADVVNFSASGSSVKKGETLLDTVNNILAMKVDMVVMRHSSPGAPHYLSKHIKANIVNAGDGTHEHPTQALLDAFSMQEKIGDLAGKKVAIIGDILHSRVALSNIFCLQKLGAEVMVCGPNTLLPKYIREIGVKVEHNVQNALRWCDVANVLRIQLERQQIKYFPSLREYSLYFGINKKMLEELDKEIVLMHPGPINRGVELTSDAADSSHSIILDQVENGVAVRMAVLYLLAQQN, encoded by the coding sequence ATGCAATCAATCAGTACAAAGCATCTACTCGGAATTAAAGACCTTACGGCCAACGATATACATTTGATTTTAGAAACTGCTAAAGAGTTTAAAGATGTTATCAACCGACCGATTAAAAAAGTTCCTTCTCTGCGTGATGTAACCATTGCCAATGTGTTTTTTGAAAACTCTACGCGTACGCGTCTTTCTTTTGAATTAGCCGAAAAAAGACTCTCGGCCGATGTTGTAAACTTCTCGGCATCTGGTAGTTCAGTTAAGAAAGGAGAGACACTTCTTGATACTGTGAATAACATCTTGGCTATGAAAGTAGATATGGTGGTGATGCGTCATAGTAGTCCTGGAGCTCCACATTACCTTTCAAAACATATCAAAGCAAATATAGTAAATGCGGGCGATGGAACCCATGAGCACCCAACTCAAGCTTTACTTGATGCCTTTTCAATGCAAGAAAAAATTGGTGATTTAGCAGGTAAGAAAGTAGCAATCATTGGTGATATTTTACACTCACGTGTAGCGTTATCAAATATTTTTTGTTTACAAAAATTAGGTGCAGAAGTGATGGTGTGCGGGCCAAATACTTTATTGCCAAAATATATTCGAGAAATTGGTGTAAAAGTTGAACATAACGTTCAAAATGCCCTTCGATGGTGCGATGTAGCCAATGTATTGAGAATTCAATTAGAGCGTCAGCAAATTAAATATTTTCCTTCTCTGAGAGAGTATTCACTCTATTTTGGAATTAATAAAAAAATGCTTGAAGAACTCGATAAAGAAATTGTTTTAATGCACCCTGGGCCAATTAATCGTGGGGTTGAACTTACAAGCGATGCGGCTGATTCATCTCATTCGATAATTCTTGACCAAGTAGAAAATGGGGTAGCTGTTAGAATGGCGGTATTATATTTATTAGCACAGCAGAATTAA